A segment of the Salminus brasiliensis chromosome 1, fSalBra1.hap2, whole genome shotgun sequence genome:
atatatatatatatatatatatatatatatatatatatatcatcaggATTATGCTCTGCATGGTTAGGCACATAAGTACCCTTTCTGGAGCATACATGCTGAAAAGTGAATTCTGTATTGATTATGTCCTCAGGGAAAAACAGCCATGCATTGTATAGGGCCTTGGGGACAAATGTCTAAATGTTGaaattaagtgttttttgcaacAAAGGCTGACACTCATTGGCTCAAGGCCAGGGGTCAGGTAGTGACAGTAAAAGTAGTAAAACTAGTAGTAAAGTAGTAAAATTACTTTTCACTACCCCAGAGTAAGTTCATTGAAGAGCTTGAAAGAGTTAATTTCAACTCTGCACATACGAGAAAGACATAACTGAAGGGAAGACGGTTAGCATGGCGCAGTGGCTTACACTAGTACCTACCAGTAaactgccacaccatgtgggagactggggtttgaatcccggtgtgggtgggtgtgctGCACTaaatcaataagagtccttgggcaagactcctagcaATACATTGGCCCACTTCAGAACCAGACTTGGCTTCTGAACTTTATTTATAACCAATGATTTCTTGCAAGCTTCTTATTATTTGACCTCAGccctgtttttaaataaatctgCCATTTTTTAGAGTGTTTGACTTATTTTTGATCCTTTGAGAATCTTTCActtttatatattgtatgttTATTCAACTTTGCGTCCGTGTAACATTTGGTATGTATATTAATAGACCTTCTGTTGGTGTAACATTTCATACTTTCCACCAAAAAGTCCCCCAAAGAACCCACATGAAACAGGAAGCAACCAAAACAGAGCCAAATAAACATGTTGCCtgaacagactttttttttttttttcagctgccAATCTAATATAGCCCACCTCAGGATGGACCGCCAGAATGAACGAAATCACAAAGAAGTGTTCTTCCCAGGGCAGCACTTGAAGTTTCATGAACTTCGAGAAAGGATCCGTAATGTGTATCTGAACAGATATCAACACATCCCAAGATCCCCTGATCCTGTCGAGTTTCATGTGTCCAATCTAAGGCACGATACTTGCTACAGCAGCTTCCAGGCCATCATGAGGGATGGCGGATTTAAGAAACCTGGACCTGAAGTCACCTCTGCCAAGAGCCTGGTGTGGTGGAGCCTAGCAGTGTCAGAGGACGACATTGCGGAGGCTGAGTGCCGTTTCCTTCAGTACTTCAAAATGATTGAAGATTGTAAACCTTTCCTGCGCAAGTTCACCTCCTCACCAGCGTTCAGGAAGTCCTCTAGGATGGGGAACTTTCGCTTCACCTTCTCATTGAGGGGACTGCTGGCCAATTATAAGGCCCAGTTCTGCATGGGACAAGAACCACAGATACGCATTTATGAGACGGTCGTCTACAAGCAGGAGGTCATGTATTCCATAGTGGTCCATGGTCCAGCTGCCCAAAACGACTTTGGGAAATACCCACTTCTGCAAGACTCTAGAGCCAATGCAGTGTGTTTGTTCCAGGGTGAGAACATACTATGGAGACCAGAGGGCATGAGCAAGACTCATGCCTTTCGGCTGGTTATGGGTGAAGAGGTGCTGGCTCGCCGAGTGCTTAGGAGGAAGCGGCAATTTTATGCATGGGATCATGTGGCGGTGGCATTCCACGTCCCACAGGGTAAGACCTTCAAGTTTGACCATGGGACGCTGCGTAGCCACCTGAGCCTCTGTCAGGGAGCAGAGCTAAACCTTAGCAACGAGGAATTTATACAGTGTGATTTTGAAGCCTTACTAACTCAGTAGCCAGTGTGCTTGATGATGCCAATTACCTTGTTTTATTCTTAGGATTGTCTTTCTTTGTAGATCTGATTGCAATCTATACAATAAAGcagtttgataaaaaaaaatctgtgttcTTTTTCTTAAAATTGCTGTTTAATCTACTTTTTGATAAGGTCAGAATGCATTCTTACATTTTTGCATAATTGATTGCATAATTTAGTCTTCAAAATGAGTGGATGTGAAAAGACATACTGCAGGGAAACATAGGATAAAGGTTGGTAAAGTGGGACAGTTGGGAAAACGTAATTTTTCTGTTACTTCTTATTATAATCGAAATGCCATATATAATGATCTAATAAAATTTAGCGAGTTCAGACCATACAATTAGCTTAGGATTATTTGGGAGGAGACCTCAGaggactttgggctggagtttgggtggcttctgctttgtggaagCCAGCCCCCCTCTGatatgtggagccaggaatgatagacGAAAGTTTAAATGGACGAAGGTTGTGAATACTTTGTCATAGACATGTGAAGAAGGCAGAGATGGAATTCATAGGATGTTTGATTTGGGAGGAGGttgggcttcaggcatgttcctcttcCCAAAATGTAGAAATGTCTAGAAGCTTAGGTTATCTTTAATACATCTTTAACCcaaaagaaaatgagaaaataccAAAGCCAGATGAAATGATGTTGCTTCAAATCTCAGCTGAACACACCCCAAAGGACATTGGTAAAGTGGGACACTTTGCAGTATGTTGTATTTATCATAATATATCATTTCAGTAACAAGAATGAATACAGgtattcaaatatttttttaaaaaaatggcacataaatgtaaacatttttatGGTTTCTTACCATAAAATCATTGAGAAGAATGATTAAAAACAGACTTGAAATAATATAATAGATGATAGGTTAAGGTACCACATTGTAAGACACATGGTGTAAACATCAAGAAATAGAGTGAAGTAAAGCACATGAATTTGGTGTTGTGTCCAAGGATGTAGTGGTAAGAAATCGTGGGTAACTCTAAACTTCAGTCAGCATGAAGAATCGAAGGATCACATACTGATGGCTATTTACATGTTAAGCAAAGGTATTGTATCACTGGGCCTTAGCATGACACAGCCAGCCCTACCCAAGTTCTAAAGATGTGCAAGAAAAAAGACCCTATGAACTGGGGAGGGGCCTGCTCTGGGGTGAGGGAGAGGTGAGCAGCTTAGCAGGACTCTATCTTACTGAATATCTTTAGTCCTGCATATTGTTATTGTTCACAgtgtgtctttttctttttctctttcattttcaaccataattaataaataggcGGCCACATTTGTGATTCTCAATGTCGGTTCATTGGCTGAATGTTCTCTGGATAGTTGCAAAATACATACACAAAGAAGAAATCTGAAAGAAGTCAGAATTGTGGGCTGCTGGCAAATTCTCAGGATATACTTTATATGATCTGTTTTATAAATCTATAATCTAAAGGCCCGAAGTGGTACGTCTTTATGTGACACTGCATCTGCAACAGTCAAATAAGTCACTAGGTTTCTCTTTAGGCCCTTATCTATGAATGCATGGAGATTGGGTGGCTAGGGATGTTAGGATGTCTAGGGGCATCCAGCACTCACACACTGTCAAAGATCCAAATGAAGTAGTAATTGTGGGGTGTGCAATGGTTTGGACTCCCTCGTTATGAAGTCTCACAACTCATTAGGCCCTAATTGGCTTGTTAGAACTGATTAGGCAGCTTAAGAATTGCCTTTAGGGACAATTCCAGAGTTTGGTAAATTCTCAGACTCCAACCAGACTACAACCATAGGTTTTCTCTAAGCAGTTGGCTGGTGTCATTGCTTTCTCCCTATCttccccaatcagctaataagcacttaaaaatgatgcataaaagaatccagctctgtagtcaatagaaaggcagagtacaacctttatttttccataaagtgtacaaaaagTATAAACACTAAAGCTTCTAAACAGCCTGGCTCTGATTGTTATCATGATGCAATTACCCCTATGCATATTTTGAGTTACAATACATATAGGTTGGATCCGCTTATGTCCAGGCCCTTTCTTGGAGACCTGGGTACTTTTTGCATCCGCTTATGTCTTGCGcgtcacatgttttttttttttttttttttttaaagtgctgACTCCCACATAACTGAGAACTTTGGCAGCCCTCCAAGCTGTTCACCTCTGCTTCACCCCAACTAAGCCCCTCCCTACTTCGCAAGGGCTATACACCAGTTTAAGCGTGAGACAAAGCCTGGTTGTGTCACGCTAAGGCCTTGTGGTATAATACATTTGTTTAATATGTTTTTAACGTAAATAACCATCACTGGGTGTCTGAAATTGAAGCTAATGCCTACAAAGCTAAGGACGTCTATTAGAAGATATCATGTCACAGTGGCCTGAGAATATCACAGCACTAAAGTAAAACTAGTAACAGTGAGAGTTCTGAATTTTACTATATAATGTTTTGTAAACAAGACAATTTGACctgtttacatatttataattatataaagttattacatttacattgtatttaaaatgtttataacatatagtactgtgcaaaggtcaAAGACCACTCTTCATTTATGTAATTAAAGGTTAATCATTTTAGCAGAAATCATATTTAACTGAAAATATCACATATGCCACAACATCAGATATTGTATCAGTATCTAGATATTGTATCAGATATTGTATCAGTATCTAGATATTGTATCAGATATTGAATCATTATCTAGATACTGTATCAGATATTGTATCAGTATCTAGATATTGTATCAGATATTGAATCAGTATCTAGATATTGTATCAGATATCAAATCAGTATCTAGATATTGTATCAGATATCGAATCAGTATCTAGATATTGTATCAGATATTGAATCAGTATCTAGATATTGTATCAGATATTGAATCAGTATCTAGATATTGTATCAGATATCGAATCAGTATCTAGATATTGTATCAGATATTGAATCAGTATCAAGATATTGTATCAGATATTGAATCAGTATCTAGATATTGTATCAGATATCAAATCAGTATCTAGATATTGTATCAGATATTGAATCAGTATCTAGATATTGTATCAGATATTGAATCAGTATCAAGATATTGTATCAGATATTAAATCAATATCGAGATAttgtatcagatattaaaccaGTATCTAGATATTATTCAGATATTAAACCAGTATCTAGATATTATTCAGATATTAAATCAGTATCTAGATATTGTATCAGATATTGAATCATTATCTAGATATTGTATCAGATATTGAATCAGTATCAAGATATTGTATCAGATATTAAATCAATATCGAGATAttgtatcagatattaaaccaGTATCTAGATATTATTCAGATATTAAATCAGTATCTAGATATTGTATCAGTATCTAGATATTGTATCAGATATTGAATCATTATCTAGATATTGTATCAGATATTGAATCAGTATCGAGATATTGTATCAGATATTAAATCAATATCGAGATAttgtatcagatattaaaccaGTATCTAGATTTTATTCAGATATTGAATCAGTATCTAGATATTGTATTGGATATTGTATCAGTATCTACATAATATTCAGATATTGAATCAGTATCTAGATATTGTATCAGATAGTAAATCAGTATCTAGATATTGTATCTAGATATTGTATCAGATATTAAATCAGTATCGAGATATTGTATCAGATATCATATCAGTATCTAGATATTGTATCAGATATTAAATCAGTATCTAGATATTGTATCAGATATTAAATCAGTATCtagatattgtatttttatttatatttattttatttacatatatttccAGTTTCAATGTCTAAATATCCCTAATATTTGATAAGGTAATTCCTCTTTTAAAAGGGTGTTATTATACATTAGTATGCTATTATATCATCATTATATCAGTGGCAATAACAATACACCAATCTAAaatcataaaattagaataaacttttcattataatttatttttttacagttatttctgtgacaaTATGACATCTGAATAGCTATCGTGACAGTGATACTAGGTGACTCTCACAGTAATACCATGGCTTActacagttttaaaaaaatgttttttccttAGCAAAACCTTGCGTTTTGGGTTTgtgtatttctagaactgctgatcttcaACAAAATTTGGTTTCCTGAGATTTTCAACAAGATGTTTCCATCCACAGAACTGCAGCTCACTGGATGTGTACTTTATTACACCAGGCTATTACACAGAACTTACTCAGCTCAACAGTGAATGCTGCCTGCTGAAAAGACAATAGACCCTGCAGCTTAATTTGgtgaagctggttgaccagtttagcttGTGACCTACACAGGGTATGTTGTTATTGGAGTTTGACTCCaatggtttagctggttaaCTAGCAAGACCAATGTTGAAATGGGAATattaagcattaagcattaagagtaagcattaagcattaagatatGCTTATAGAGCACAGTGACGCAGTGGAGTCAGATGCAGAAACTGGTTTTGTAGAGTATAGTAGTTGTGTGCAAGCAAAAGAGGAAGCACCTTGGCTGCAAGCAGATACGTGTCACACATACATAGACAGTTGTGAAAACATGTCAAAATAGTATAATGTGTTCCTGGAACAAGAGCACAAGTGAGACAAACCACTGCTAAAAAGATATGGAATTGAGTTCAGTCATACTGGTCCACTAGCTTGATCAAATTGGTCGTGGTAGTAAACCAGATAAACCATCAATAAAAACTCAATAATAACATGCATACTTATCTGGCTTACCAGAATGGTTATAAGTGTTTGCCTAGATATCCAGCTTTTCCACCACCTTGACCAagaaagaccagcttagacaaTCTGAAACCTGCTAACTGGTCttagctggatttttcagcagggggTGAAAGTGAAAGTTGCTTAGGGCCCGGTTCCCCAGAATCATCCCAGAGTTAAGAGTGCTAAGTTGAAGGGGAAACCCAGCCTGGAAAAATGCAAATCTGTTAAGATTTCATTTTATATGAAGCTGGAACATATTAGGGTTTTGATTAACTGTGTCCGTGAGTCAGTGGAAATACCCATCACAAACAGCAGTAGatattttttgtattgtttgtgtgcctttgtctgtctgtgtgtgtatgtgtgttacagTCCGGTCTCTGATCGTCAACGCCCAAAGGCAGGAAGGTAGGTCTAGAGGGAGGCTTATAGAGCAGTGTTTACAGCTCTTAGCCAGTTTATCTCAGCTGCATACTCCTACAAGTTGGCACGGCTGTATTTGTTGGGGGGATttccactgacttccactgactCTGCTGTACAGAGAACTTCACAAAGAAAACCAGAGGGCATCATGGCCGAGAGAAGGTAAACAGACTTCAAATTATTAGTTATACTATATAGTGATAGTACAGCACTTGAGTTTGGCGTTTGAGTAATTTCCCCCACTTTTATGTTCACGCTTGTTTATGGAGGTCTGTGGTTATACTGACCTTGTTAGGTCTTCAGTTTTAGCTCAGGGTTTCAGAGAGTCTTGTCTGCTCTAGTTCCTTTGCAATCTTTTTAAAATCTGCATTTATTGACTTATCTACATGTTATTTGTGGTTTAAAGGTTTTCCACACTGTGGACAAAGTTCTAGAAGTAAGTGATCTGACTATCAATTGAGAGTTAAGAACAACTAGTGTGTTAGATTCTG
Coding sequences within it:
- the LOC140536898 gene encoding uncharacterized protein, which translates into the protein MDRQNERNHKEVFFPGQHLKFHELRERIRNVYLNRYQHIPRSPDPVEFHVSNLRHDTCYSSFQAIMRDGGFKKPGPEVTSAKSLVWWSLAVSEDDIAEAECRFLQYFKMIEDCKPFLRKFTSSPAFRKSSRMGNFRFTFSLRGLLANYKAQFCMGQEPQIRIYETVVYKQEVMYSIVVHGPAAQNDFGKYPLLQDSRANAVCLFQGENILWRPEGMSKTHAFRLVMGEEVLARRVLRRKRQFYAWDHVAVAFHVPQGKTFKFDHGTLRSHLSLCQGAELNLSNEEFIQCDFEALLTQ